In one Melopsittacus undulatus isolate bMelUnd1 chromosome 4, bMelUnd1.mat.Z, whole genome shotgun sequence genomic region, the following are encoded:
- the SLC25A29 gene encoding mitochondrial basic amino acids transporter isoform X1 gives MALDFLAGCVGGAAGVLVGHPFDTVKVRLQVQNVEKPLYRGTFHCFQSIIKQESAFGLYKGIGSPMMGLTFINALVFGVQGNTLRALGKDTPLNQFLAGSAAGAIQCIICCPMELAKTRMQLQGTGEYKQKTKNYKNSLDCLIKIYQKEGLRGINRGMVSTFIRETPSFGFYFLTYDLMTRYLGCEAEDSYVIPKLLFSGGISGIVSWLSTYPMDVIKSRLQADGVGGITQYNGILDCVRKSYHEEGWRVFTRGLTSTLLRAFPVNAATFATVTVFLMYMRSEDSPRECEPGPVIQQPSSL, from the exons ATGGCTCTGGATTTCCTCGCTGGATGCGTCGGCG gtgCTGCAGGAGTACTGGTAGGACACCCATTTGACACTGTTAAG GTTCGTCTGCAAGTTCAAAATGTAGAGAAACCTCTCTACCGTGGGACTTTCCATTGCTTTCAATCCATCATAAAGCAAGAATCT GCTTTTGGACTCTATAAAGGTATTGGGTCACCAATGATGGGACTCACCTTCATTAACGCGCTTGTGTTTGGTGTACAAGGAAACACACTTCGTGCTCTTGGAAAAGACACTCCTCTAAACCAGTTCCTTGCAGGGTCAGCAGCAGGGGCTATCCAGTGCATCATCTGCTGTCCCATGGAGTTGGCAAAGACAAGAATGCAGCTTCAAGGAACAGGtgaatataaacaaaaaacaaagaactaCAAAAATTCTCTGGATTGTTTGATCAAAATCTATCAAAAGGAAGGGCTAAGGGGTATCAACAGGGGCATGGTCTCTACATTCATAAGAGAGACTCCAAGCTTTGGCTTTTACTTCCTGACCTATGACTTAATGACCAGATATTTAGGCTGTGAAGCTGAAGACAGTTATGTTATTCcaaaactgctgttttctggaGGGATATCAGGAATAGTATCCTGGCTCTCAACCTATCCCATGGATGTGATCAAATCCCGGCTTCAGGCTGATGGAGTTGGAGGCATTACACAATACAATGGCATTTTAGACTGTGTCAGAAAGAGTTACCATGAAGAAGGCTGGAGGGTGTTCACAAGAGGCCTTACTTCCACACTTCTCCGTGCTTTTCCCGTCAACGCAGCTACCTTTGCTACTGTCACTGTGTTCCTAATGTACATGAGGTCAGAAGACAGTCCTCGTGAATGTGAACCAGGTCCAGTGAtccagcagccttccagtttgTGA
- the SLC25A29 gene encoding mitochondrial basic amino acids transporter isoform X2, producing the protein MMGLTFINALVFGVQGNTLRALGKDTPLNQFLAGSAAGAIQCIICCPMELAKTRMQLQGTGEYKQKTKNYKNSLDCLIKIYQKEGLRGINRGMVSTFIRETPSFGFYFLTYDLMTRYLGCEAEDSYVIPKLLFSGGISGIVSWLSTYPMDVIKSRLQADGVGGITQYNGILDCVRKSYHEEGWRVFTRGLTSTLLRAFPVNAATFATVTVFLMYMRSEDSPRECEPGPVIQQPSSL; encoded by the coding sequence ATGATGGGACTCACCTTCATTAACGCGCTTGTGTTTGGTGTACAAGGAAACACACTTCGTGCTCTTGGAAAAGACACTCCTCTAAACCAGTTCCTTGCAGGGTCAGCAGCAGGGGCTATCCAGTGCATCATCTGCTGTCCCATGGAGTTGGCAAAGACAAGAATGCAGCTTCAAGGAACAGGtgaatataaacaaaaaacaaagaactaCAAAAATTCTCTGGATTGTTTGATCAAAATCTATCAAAAGGAAGGGCTAAGGGGTATCAACAGGGGCATGGTCTCTACATTCATAAGAGAGACTCCAAGCTTTGGCTTTTACTTCCTGACCTATGACTTAATGACCAGATATTTAGGCTGTGAAGCTGAAGACAGTTATGTTATTCcaaaactgctgttttctggaGGGATATCAGGAATAGTATCCTGGCTCTCAACCTATCCCATGGATGTGATCAAATCCCGGCTTCAGGCTGATGGAGTTGGAGGCATTACACAATACAATGGCATTTTAGACTGTGTCAGAAAGAGTTACCATGAAGAAGGCTGGAGGGTGTTCACAAGAGGCCTTACTTCCACACTTCTCCGTGCTTTTCCCGTCAACGCAGCTACCTTTGCTACTGTCACTGTGTTCCTAATGTACATGAGGTCAGAAGACAGTCCTCGTGAATGTGAACCAGGTCCAGTGAtccagcagccttccagtttgTGA